In Siniperca chuatsi isolate FFG_IHB_CAS linkage group LG16, ASM2008510v1, whole genome shotgun sequence, the following proteins share a genomic window:
- the si:dkey-206f10.1 gene encoding adenylate cyclase type 8 isoform X1, giving the protein MRSAKVIAMVTFAETTQVSSMELREPTCLTTTLSPGLRRKKMLWQNAVKHIIIQQELNAQVGVEPARKIFVTDAYMEEINTQIRDKASRGVTKRRSSTVRVHPSQVRGSTSTHNGSFNDYASDADFFVHWDHTVRGVYIPSLRHTFKSRDLEKLYQQHYSHQRRNSLAITNVIDAVAKLHVLVLYLALAPELATDTLRGCLTGIFMVLPIALCIMVLTCKDSMSPQWLHYAGLASWLSQTTQVLGGLVYGLEKDPSWYVLFTLFATYTLMPLPLLWAMFAGSLTSVLHLLVEIVRYYNDAVLLRTVFAKGLLYLGMNTAGLFIHYLTDHAQRQVFLETRRCIEGRLKLEQENQRQERLVLSILPRFVALEMISDMSSLEDELNPQEFHKIYIHQYKDVSILFADIKGFTLLSMNLSAQDLVRILNELFGRFDRLADEHHCLRIKILGDCYYCVSGVPEPQRAHARHCVEMGLAMINTIRYVCKQLNFDMDMRIGIHSGSVLCGVLGLQKWQFDVWSWDVSIANMLEAGGIPGRIHISRATLDSLEGSYKTEDGHGRDRNEFLLKHNIDTFLICPQEERNKVDLTEAPKVQKTKQTWNPEMPFGNVTDMNSILASFTNGSLLNIWQSTSKEINKRIKHAIEVRSSERMHREHITPLTLVFKDTHIEDKFSQMRDEMFNSNLVCSFIMLLFLMAAQALIPAPRLFPAVLQFSVFLLAYMLLLLLALAEEFKWTPAALQHFCCWIHENNSARNLLTLAAIVINFGLVSTDMVWCILTDAAEADEMDRTNTALRPLTVCTYPEVFVLSGVIAMVTCAVFLRLNSLLKLAVLLLGVAVYSYLIHLAFLTLTRHDMLHRSHYVRRKGVSILLMAMFIVAVFYNGRQWEATARLDFLWRLQAQQEVEDMRELREHNECLLHNILPLHVVRHFLHRSKNDEKLYSQSYDEVGVMFASIAGFNEYFEQKEIKNEGVDCLRLLNEIIAGFDELLEESYFQYVEKIKTIGSCYMAASGLAPDKQAYMDEWNHLSELVLFALAMQETLKEINRLSAKNFELRVGIAHGPVVAGVIGATKPQYDIWGSTVNLASRMDSTGVNGRIQVPEATCRILAEWGFVLELRGEIFVKGVSECQGKVRTYFISTMRSKRANVGTDGRLEGRTVGRMTLAGVVFGLVQARHKEKMRETNRGFCLTPCTLQC; this is encoded by the exons ATGAGGTCAGCTAAGGTCATTGCCATGGTGACCTTTGCTGAGACAACACAGGTCTCCTCTATGGAGCTACGTGAGCCTACCTGCCTGACCACGACCCTGTCCCCTGGGCTGCGGCGGAAAAAGATGTTGTGGCAGAATGctgtaaaacacatcattatCCAGCAGGAGCTCAACGCCCAG GTGGGTGTGGAGCCAGCGCGTAAAATCTTTGTGACGGATGCCTACATGGAGGAGATCAATACACAAATCCGCGACAAGGCCTCACGCGGGGTCACAAAACGCCGCTCCTCCACCGTCAGAGTGCACCCCTCCCAGGTCCGTGGTTCCACCAGCACACACAACGGTTCTTTTAATGACTACGCCAGCGATGCTGACTTCTTTGTGCACTGGGACCACACAGTTCGTGGAGTCTACATACCTAGTCTGAGGCACACCTTCAAGTCTCGTGATCTGGAGAAACTCTACCAGCAACACTACTCCCACCAAAGACGCAACTCTCTAGCCATCACCAATGTAATTGATGCAGTGGCCAAGCTACATGTATTGGTTCTGTACCTGGCACTGGCCCCTGAGTTGGCCACAGACACTCTGCGTGGCTGCCTGACAGGCATTTTTATGGTGTTGCCCATAGCACTGTGCATCATGGTGTTAACTTGCAAAGACTCCATGTCCCCACAATGGCTTCACTACGCTGGCCTAGCTAGCTGGCTGTCGCAGACCACACAGGTGCTGGGAGGACTTGTGTATGGACTGGAAAAAGACCCATCGTGGTATGTTTTGTTCACATTGTTCGCCACATACACGCTGATGCCCTTACCTCTGCTGTGGGCCATGTTCGCCGGCTCCCTCACCTCAGTACTGCACCTTCTGGTGGAGATAGTGCGCTACTACAATGATGCTGTGCTTTTGAGAACG GTGTTTGCCAAAGGCCTGCTGTACCTGGGTATGAACACAGCTGGCTTGTTCATCCACTACCTGACAGACCACGCCCAGAGACAGGTTTTCCTGGAGACACGGCGCTGCATTGAGGGTCGCCTCAAACTAGAGCAAGAGAACCAGAGACAG GAGCGTCTGGTGCTATCAATCCTGCCTCGCTTTGTTGCCTTGGAGATGATCTCTGACATGAGTTCTTTGGAAGATGAACTCAATCCTCAGGAGTTTCACAAGATCTATATCCACCAGTACAAAGATgtcag CATCCTTTTTGCAGACATCAAGGGCTTCACTCTGTTGTCCATGAACCTGTCTGCCCAGGATCTGGTCCGAATCCTCAACGAGCTCTTTGGACGCTTTGACCGACTGGCAGAT GAGCACCACTGCCTGCGAATAAAGATACTGGGAGACTGTTACTACTGTGTGTCAGGGGTCCCTGAGCCACAACGTGCCCATGCCCGTCATTGTGTTGAGATGGGCCTGGCTATGATTAACACCATACG GTACGTATGTAAGCAGCTGAACTTTGACATGGACATGAGGATCGGGATCCATTCGGGCTCTGTCCTGTGTGGGGTGCTGGGGCTGCAGAAATGGCAGTTTGACGTCTGGTCCTGGGACGTAAGCATTGCCAACATGCTGGAGGCCGGGGGCATACCAGG ACGCATCCATATCTCAAGGGCGACCCTGGACAGTTTAGAAGGCTCCTACAAGACAGAAGATGGTCATGGCCGTGACAGGAACGAGTTTCTGCTCAAACACAACATCGACACTTTCCTCATCTGCCCTCAGGAGGAAAGGAACAAGGTTGACCTTACTGAGGCCCCCAAAGTCCAGAAAACTAAACAAACCTGGAACCCAGAGATGCCCTTTGGGAACGTCACTGACATGAACAGT ATCCTGGCCTCCTTTACCAACGGTTCGCTGCTCAACATATGGCAGTCCACCTCCAAGGAGATTAACAAACGCATTAAACATGCCATTGAGGTCCGAAGCAGTGAGCGTATGCACAGGGAGCACATCACTCCACTGACCCTGGtgttcaaagacacacacatcgAGGACAAG TTCTCCCAGATGAGAGATGAAATGTTCAACTCCAACCTGGTCTGCTCCTTTATAATGCTCCTCTTTCTCATGGCTGCCCAGGCCCTCATTCCTGCACCCAG GTTGTTCCCAGCCGTCCTCCAGTTTTCAGTCTTTCTGCTCGCctacatgctgctgctgctgttggcccTGGCTGAAGAGTTCAAGTGGACTCCTGCAGCACTGCAGCACTTCTGCTGCTGGATCCACGAGAACAACAGTGCCCGCAACCTCCTCACCCTTGCCGCCATCGTCATCAACTTTGGCTTGGtctctactgacatg GTATGGTGCATTCTCACAGacgcagcagaggctgatgaaatggacagaacaaacacagCCTTACGTCCACTCACCGTCTGCACTTACCCTGAA GTCTTTGTATTGAGTGGTGTGATTGCCATGGTGACTTGTGCCGTGTTCCTGCGTCTAAACTCTCTGCTGAAGCTGGCGGTGTTGCTGCTGGGGGTGGCTGTCTACTCCTACCTCATCCACTTGGCCTTCCTCACACTCACACGCCATGATATGCTGCACAG GTCTCACTATGTCAGGAGAAAAGGAGTTTCCATCCTTCTCATGGCCATGTTTATTGTTGCTGTCTTCTACAATGGACGGCAG TGGGAGGCCACTGCCAGACTGGACTTCCTGTGGCGTCTGCAGGCCCAGCAGGAAGTGGAGGACATGAGAGAACTGCGGGAACACAACGAGTGTCTGTTACACAACATCCTGCCTTTGCATGTGGTGCGACATTTTCTGCACCGGAGCAAGAACGATGAG AAGCTTTACTCCCAGTCCTATGATGAAGTCGGTGTTATGTTTGCCTCCATCGCTGGCTTCAATGAGTACTTTGAGCAGAAAGAGATCAAAAATGAGGGAGTGGACTGCCTCCGACTTCTGAATGAGATCATTGCTGGCTTTGATGAG TTGTTGGAGGAGTCGTACTTCCAATATGTGGAGAAGATAAAGACCATTGGGAGCTGCTACATGGCAGCCTCTGGCTTAGCTCCTGACAAACAG gcatATATGGATGAATGGAATCACCTGAGCGAGCTGGTTTTGTTTGCGTTGGCAATGCAAGAGACCTTGAAAGAGATTAACAGGCTCTCTGCCAAAAACTTTGAGCTGCGTGTGG GTATCGCCCATGGGCCAGTGGTGGCAGGGGTGATCGGTGCCACCAAGCCACAGTATGACATCTGGGGGTCAACAGTGAACCTGGCCAGCCGCATGGACAGCACAGGTGTGAACGGACGCATCCAGGTACCCGAGGCCACGTGCAGGATCCTGGCAGAATGGGGTTTTGTCTTGGAGCTACGTGGAGAAATCTTTGTCAAGGGG GTGAGCGAGTGTCAGGGGAAAGTCCGCACCTATTTCATCAGTACCATGCGCAGCAAGAGGGCCAATGTTGGAACAGATGGCCGCTTGGAGGGGCGGACAGTAGGACGCATGACGCTAGCAGGAGTGGTGTTCGGTCTCGTCCAGGCCAGACACAAGGAAAAGATGAGAGAGACCAACAGGGGCTTCTGTCTGACTCCCTGCACACTGCAGTGCTGA
- the si:dkey-206f10.1 gene encoding adenylate cyclase type 8 isoform X2 produces MRSAKVIAMVTFAETTQVSSMELREPTCLTTTLSPGLRRKKMLWQNAVKHIIIQQELNAQVGVEPARKIFVTDAYMEEINTQIRDKASRGVTKRRSSTVRVHPSQVRGSTSTHNGSFNDYASDADFFVHWDHTVRGVYIPSLRHTFKSRDLEKLYQQHYSHQRRNSLAITNVIDAVAKLHVLVLYLALAPELATDTLRGCLTGIFMVLPIALCIMVLTCKDSMSPQWLHYAGLASWLSQTTQVLGGLVYGLEKDPSWYVLFTLFATYTLMPLPLLWAMFAGSLTSVLHLLVEIVRYYNDAVLLRTVFAKGLLYLGMNTAGLFIHYLTDHAQRQVFLETRRCIEGRLKLEQENQRQERLVLSILPRFVALEMISDMSSLEDELNPQEFHKIYIHQYKDVSILFADIKGFTLLSMNLSAQDLVRILNELFGRFDRLADEHHCLRIKILGDCYYCVSGVPEPQRAHARHCVEMGLAMINTIRYVCKQLNFDMDMRIGIHSGSVLCGVLGLQKWQFDVWSWDVSIANMLEAGGIPGRIHISRATLDSLEGSYKTEDGHGRDRNEFLLKHNIDTFLICPQEERNKVDLTEAPKVQKTKQTWNPEMPFGNVTDMNSILASFTNGSLLNIWQSTSKEINKRIKHAIEVRSSERMHREHITPLTLVFKDTHIEDKFSQMRDEMFNSNLVCSFIMLLFLMAAQALIPAPRLFPAVLQFSVFLLAYMLLLLLALAEEFKWTPAALQHFCCWIHENNSARNLLTLAAIVINFGLVSTDMVWCILTDAAEADEMDRTNTALRPLTVCTYPEVFVLSGVIAMVTCAVFLRLNSLLKLAVLLLGVAVYSYLIHLAFLTLTRHDMLHRSHYVRRKGVSILLMAMFIVAVFYNGRQWEATARLDFLWRLQAQQEVEDMRELREHNECLLHNILPLHVVRHFLHRSKNDELYSQSYDEVGVMFASIAGFNEYFEQKEIKNEGVDCLRLLNEIIAGFDELLEESYFQYVEKIKTIGSCYMAASGLAPDKQAYMDEWNHLSELVLFALAMQETLKEINRLSAKNFELRVGIAHGPVVAGVIGATKPQYDIWGSTVNLASRMDSTGVNGRIQVPEATCRILAEWGFVLELRGEIFVKGVSECQGKVRTYFISTMRSKRANVGTDGRLEGRTVGRMTLAGVVFGLVQARHKEKMRETNRGFCLTPCTLQC; encoded by the exons ATGAGGTCAGCTAAGGTCATTGCCATGGTGACCTTTGCTGAGACAACACAGGTCTCCTCTATGGAGCTACGTGAGCCTACCTGCCTGACCACGACCCTGTCCCCTGGGCTGCGGCGGAAAAAGATGTTGTGGCAGAATGctgtaaaacacatcattatCCAGCAGGAGCTCAACGCCCAG GTGGGTGTGGAGCCAGCGCGTAAAATCTTTGTGACGGATGCCTACATGGAGGAGATCAATACACAAATCCGCGACAAGGCCTCACGCGGGGTCACAAAACGCCGCTCCTCCACCGTCAGAGTGCACCCCTCCCAGGTCCGTGGTTCCACCAGCACACACAACGGTTCTTTTAATGACTACGCCAGCGATGCTGACTTCTTTGTGCACTGGGACCACACAGTTCGTGGAGTCTACATACCTAGTCTGAGGCACACCTTCAAGTCTCGTGATCTGGAGAAACTCTACCAGCAACACTACTCCCACCAAAGACGCAACTCTCTAGCCATCACCAATGTAATTGATGCAGTGGCCAAGCTACATGTATTGGTTCTGTACCTGGCACTGGCCCCTGAGTTGGCCACAGACACTCTGCGTGGCTGCCTGACAGGCATTTTTATGGTGTTGCCCATAGCACTGTGCATCATGGTGTTAACTTGCAAAGACTCCATGTCCCCACAATGGCTTCACTACGCTGGCCTAGCTAGCTGGCTGTCGCAGACCACACAGGTGCTGGGAGGACTTGTGTATGGACTGGAAAAAGACCCATCGTGGTATGTTTTGTTCACATTGTTCGCCACATACACGCTGATGCCCTTACCTCTGCTGTGGGCCATGTTCGCCGGCTCCCTCACCTCAGTACTGCACCTTCTGGTGGAGATAGTGCGCTACTACAATGATGCTGTGCTTTTGAGAACG GTGTTTGCCAAAGGCCTGCTGTACCTGGGTATGAACACAGCTGGCTTGTTCATCCACTACCTGACAGACCACGCCCAGAGACAGGTTTTCCTGGAGACACGGCGCTGCATTGAGGGTCGCCTCAAACTAGAGCAAGAGAACCAGAGACAG GAGCGTCTGGTGCTATCAATCCTGCCTCGCTTTGTTGCCTTGGAGATGATCTCTGACATGAGTTCTTTGGAAGATGAACTCAATCCTCAGGAGTTTCACAAGATCTATATCCACCAGTACAAAGATgtcag CATCCTTTTTGCAGACATCAAGGGCTTCACTCTGTTGTCCATGAACCTGTCTGCCCAGGATCTGGTCCGAATCCTCAACGAGCTCTTTGGACGCTTTGACCGACTGGCAGAT GAGCACCACTGCCTGCGAATAAAGATACTGGGAGACTGTTACTACTGTGTGTCAGGGGTCCCTGAGCCACAACGTGCCCATGCCCGTCATTGTGTTGAGATGGGCCTGGCTATGATTAACACCATACG GTACGTATGTAAGCAGCTGAACTTTGACATGGACATGAGGATCGGGATCCATTCGGGCTCTGTCCTGTGTGGGGTGCTGGGGCTGCAGAAATGGCAGTTTGACGTCTGGTCCTGGGACGTAAGCATTGCCAACATGCTGGAGGCCGGGGGCATACCAGG ACGCATCCATATCTCAAGGGCGACCCTGGACAGTTTAGAAGGCTCCTACAAGACAGAAGATGGTCATGGCCGTGACAGGAACGAGTTTCTGCTCAAACACAACATCGACACTTTCCTCATCTGCCCTCAGGAGGAAAGGAACAAGGTTGACCTTACTGAGGCCCCCAAAGTCCAGAAAACTAAACAAACCTGGAACCCAGAGATGCCCTTTGGGAACGTCACTGACATGAACAGT ATCCTGGCCTCCTTTACCAACGGTTCGCTGCTCAACATATGGCAGTCCACCTCCAAGGAGATTAACAAACGCATTAAACATGCCATTGAGGTCCGAAGCAGTGAGCGTATGCACAGGGAGCACATCACTCCACTGACCCTGGtgttcaaagacacacacatcgAGGACAAG TTCTCCCAGATGAGAGATGAAATGTTCAACTCCAACCTGGTCTGCTCCTTTATAATGCTCCTCTTTCTCATGGCTGCCCAGGCCCTCATTCCTGCACCCAG GTTGTTCCCAGCCGTCCTCCAGTTTTCAGTCTTTCTGCTCGCctacatgctgctgctgctgttggcccTGGCTGAAGAGTTCAAGTGGACTCCTGCAGCACTGCAGCACTTCTGCTGCTGGATCCACGAGAACAACAGTGCCCGCAACCTCCTCACCCTTGCCGCCATCGTCATCAACTTTGGCTTGGtctctactgacatg GTATGGTGCATTCTCACAGacgcagcagaggctgatgaaatggacagaacaaacacagCCTTACGTCCACTCACCGTCTGCACTTACCCTGAA GTCTTTGTATTGAGTGGTGTGATTGCCATGGTGACTTGTGCCGTGTTCCTGCGTCTAAACTCTCTGCTGAAGCTGGCGGTGTTGCTGCTGGGGGTGGCTGTCTACTCCTACCTCATCCACTTGGCCTTCCTCACACTCACACGCCATGATATGCTGCACAG GTCTCACTATGTCAGGAGAAAAGGAGTTTCCATCCTTCTCATGGCCATGTTTATTGTTGCTGTCTTCTACAATGGACGGCAG TGGGAGGCCACTGCCAGACTGGACTTCCTGTGGCGTCTGCAGGCCCAGCAGGAAGTGGAGGACATGAGAGAACTGCGGGAACACAACGAGTGTCTGTTACACAACATCCTGCCTTTGCATGTGGTGCGACATTTTCTGCACCGGAGCAAGAACGATGAG CTTTACTCCCAGTCCTATGATGAAGTCGGTGTTATGTTTGCCTCCATCGCTGGCTTCAATGAGTACTTTGAGCAGAAAGAGATCAAAAATGAGGGAGTGGACTGCCTCCGACTTCTGAATGAGATCATTGCTGGCTTTGATGAG TTGTTGGAGGAGTCGTACTTCCAATATGTGGAGAAGATAAAGACCATTGGGAGCTGCTACATGGCAGCCTCTGGCTTAGCTCCTGACAAACAG gcatATATGGATGAATGGAATCACCTGAGCGAGCTGGTTTTGTTTGCGTTGGCAATGCAAGAGACCTTGAAAGAGATTAACAGGCTCTCTGCCAAAAACTTTGAGCTGCGTGTGG GTATCGCCCATGGGCCAGTGGTGGCAGGGGTGATCGGTGCCACCAAGCCACAGTATGACATCTGGGGGTCAACAGTGAACCTGGCCAGCCGCATGGACAGCACAGGTGTGAACGGACGCATCCAGGTACCCGAGGCCACGTGCAGGATCCTGGCAGAATGGGGTTTTGTCTTGGAGCTACGTGGAGAAATCTTTGTCAAGGGG GTGAGCGAGTGTCAGGGGAAAGTCCGCACCTATTTCATCAGTACCATGCGCAGCAAGAGGGCCAATGTTGGAACAGATGGCCGCTTGGAGGGGCGGACAGTAGGACGCATGACGCTAGCAGGAGTGGTGTTCGGTCTCGTCCAGGCCAGACACAAGGAAAAGATGAGAGAGACCAACAGGGGCTTCTGTCTGACTCCCTGCACACTGCAGTGCTGA